The genomic interval GTACGGGTGGTTCGGGGGCGGATTTTTGACGTGGCTGTGGATATTCGGCGTGGTTCACCAACCTTTGGAAACTGGTACGGGGTAGAGCTCTCCGCTCAAAGTGGGAAGAGTCTCTATGTTCCTCCTGGGTTTGCCCACGGGTTTTTGGCCCTCGCTGATAGTGACGTTCTCTATAAGGTCACCGAGTATTACTATCCTGGTGATGAGGGGGGTATCATCTGGAACGACCCCGATATTGGGATACCCTGGCCAATTGATGCTGAGCCTCTCCTTTCGCTGAAAGACCGAAACTGGGGGTCGTTGCGTACTCTTTATGCCGGAACTCCCTGAAGTTGAAGTCGTTCGACAAGCCATTGCGCCGTACCTTGAAGGGGCGAAAATTCTGAAGGTCGTTGACATTGGGGAACGTTTTGCCCTCCCCCCTCTTGTGGGGCAGGCGATCAGAAGAGTTTTCCGCCACGGGAAATGTCTTTTCTTCGAATTTCCTGCAAACGATACCTTGTTCGTTCACCTGGGAATGACCGGAAAACTCCTCCTCAGTGAGGTTCAGATGACTTTTCCTCACCAGCACCTCGTTTTTTCCCTTTCTTCAGGAGTATTCCTTTCCTTCTGTGACCAGCGTAAGTTTGGTACAGTGCAGTACATGACGCGATGGGAAAAGGAGAATTTTCTCGTTCGTCTTGGAGTTGACCCCTTTTCCTCAGCCTACACGTTTGAACGTATCGTGGTGCTTCTTTCGGGAAAGCGACGGGTCAAGGATTTCCTCCTTGACCAGCACAAAATTGCCGGTATCGGTAATATTTACGCCAGCGAAATTCTCTTTCGGAGTGGCATTCACCCAGAGAGGGCACTGCTGACTCTCACTGACGTTGAGAAACAGAGCCTATTTCTCGCTCTTCCTGAGGTCCTTGAGGAAGCCATTCACTGTCAGGGGACCACTGTTCGGGATTTTACCCAGGCTAACGGCAAAAAGGGCTCCTTTCAGGAGTGTCTTTCGGTCTATGGAAGAGCAGGGGAACCGTGCCTACGCTGTGGAACACCAATTTTTCGGAAAGTCATCGGTTCCCGCAGTACCTATTTTTGTCCACGTTGCCAGGTGTGACCTGCTTTT from Atribacterota bacterium carries:
- the mutM gene encoding bifunctional DNA-formamidopyrimidine glycosylase/DNA-(apurinic or apyrimidinic site) lyase, encoding MPELPEVEVVRQAIAPYLEGAKILKVVDIGERFALPPLVGQAIRRVFRHGKCLFFEFPANDTLFVHLGMTGKLLLSEVQMTFPHQHLVFSLSSGVFLSFCDQRKFGTVQYMTRWEKENFLVRLGVDPFSSAYTFERIVVLLSGKRRVKDFLLDQHKIAGIGNIYASEILFRSGIHPERALLTLTDVEKQSLFLALPEVLEEAIHCQGTTVRDFTQANGKKGSFQECLSVYGRAGEPCLRCGTPIFRKVIGSRSTYFCPRCQV
- the rfbC gene encoding dTDP-4-dehydrorhamnose 3,5-epimerase yields the protein MDKFRFATTPIEGLVLIESTVFEDERGFFVETYNFRDFKILGLGVTFVQDNHSFSRKGVLRGLHFQKNHPQGKLVRVVRGRIFDVAVDIRRGSPTFGNWYGVELSAQSGKSLYVPPGFAHGFLALADSDVLYKVTEYYYPGDEGGIIWNDPDIGIPWPIDAEPLLSLKDRNWGSLRTLYAGTP